The Telopea speciosissima isolate NSW1024214 ecotype Mountain lineage chromosome 11, Tspe_v1, whole genome shotgun sequence genome includes the window GGACAAGAAGGCAATGGCAGGgttaaaaatgtctaaaaaagtgagggagggagagacactattttgtccagttttgtaaaccttaacttatttttgtctatttttgttaactcaaacatagagtggacagttttgtaaatgaaaacccaaaagtagttaatcatgtaattttcccataaaattacTCAAGTTAAACCCCACAATTTGGTTTGAACCGTAGTTCAGTTTTGAACAAAAATTGTAGTTCAAAATAGAAACGGCAAACCATTATTTGGTTTTGAGTTTTTGCCTCTCCAATATCCAATTGACTAATTCATTGTTTATaatggaatctttttttttaaacagcCAGTAAGCCTCCGTATCTTATTGGTGAAATTGAATATTTATTACTCATATGTATATCGACCTATATTTTGGTCAGGACAGGCCGGGCCATCAGGCTAGGGCTGACTGGGacctaaattaaaaaaaaaaaaaaaaaaaaaaaactcaattccTTTAGAGGAATTCAAATAGTCTTCCATCCTTTGGAAAAACAATTTTACACAAGCGTCTAGGCCAAGAAAGCAACACGCTTGGGTATCTATCCAGGGACAAAGGCATCATTTCACGGTGCCCTATGAAAAGGTATAGAAAATACCACCAAGtagggatctttttcccttaaagaATATAATGCCCAACCTGTAATACACTTTATACCAGGCCCACCAGCTGCCGCACCGGCCGTCCATTGCAACCAGTACTAGACCGGaatttcattaattaattaaaaagaaaaaaaaattggaatttagCTGAAGTGGAGAACAGATCATCAATTCTTTCCAACAAACAGCTGTTGGATTCTCCCAATAGGCCAATACCAATGGTGGCGCCGCTCTAAAGTAGGTGCTGAAGTGGTAGATTGCCTCCCCACAAATATTTATTCTATTCCTTTTGCCCTAGAGGAATCCACGTCACCCTCTGGTAGTCCAAATGTGAAGGAACTGACAACCAATTAAGGATAATCTGCTCGTCTTTGTCACATGTTAGCCAGATCTTCTATATACGCTAACTTCAACTGATATGCCCTTAGGCATAGCCATACATAATATAGAAATCACACTCATAAAGGGTGGACAATTAACTAAAGTAGCGAGTGTTGTAGGGAAATCGATTGCAAAAGAAGATAAATTGGCCGCTTTGGTATCAGTTTCTTTTTCGTTATGTTGGTTTAGACTCAATTTTGGTCCAATTTTTCAAGGTTAGTTCGATTTCTTATCGGTTTCGGTGTGATCTAATATGGATTCGGTGTCATAAAACCCCAATTCAAAACCGGATTTGGTTTGAACCGGTTTGTCGGTTCGGGCTAGGGTTTGACTTCCCTATCCAATTGGATCTGGAGACATCTACCCTCCTATAAATAATGCCGCACTCACTCACCCTCTCATTCATGTCACTTCATTTGCTTTGAAGCCAACAACAAACAATGGTGTGTCCATCCAATCTCACAACTGCTACTGCATTTCTCCTATATTTAGCTATTCTCCTAAATTTAGTGAGTGCCCATAATTTTAGTGAACTCTTTCAATGTAACTGGGCACCAGATCACTTTGTGGATGAAGGAGACCAAATTAAGCTTACACTTGATACAGCTTCAGGTGCTTATAAACTCCTCCTcctgtgtttgtttgtttgatttaactgatattttgataattttttctgATTTAGGATCTGGGTTTGGGTCCAAAAGAAAGTACCTATTTGGTAAAGCAAGTGTTCAGATTAAGTTAGTAGAAGGTGATTCTGCCGGAACAGTGACAGCTTTTTATGTAAGCTAACTTTTTTGTTCGAGTCACAATtatctttgtgtttttttttttttttttttcgagaaTGTGATTCCAAAATATAAATGTGATATACAGATGTCGTCTGACGGGCCTAACCATGATGAGTTAGACTTCGAGTTTCTTGGAAATCTTTCGAGTGAACCGTACTTGGTCCAGACGAATGTGTACGTTAATGGTACCGGAAATCGGGAGCAGAGGCATACACTATGGTTTGATCCAACAATAGATTTTCATACATACACTTTGCTATGGAATCACTACTATATCATGTAAGTAATTATCTATAGCTCCCATTGGAACTACTTCAAGGTTTTTGATCATAACTAATAACAAAACCTAAGGAAGGAAAAAGAGGCCGAGTGGGTTGGTATAATTGAACTGGCCGGTCTAACCATTAAGCCATGTGAACCATGGACTAATTACCCTGTGaacaatattttaaattttgaggGACTTCAAAATAGGAATATATTGACAACTGGTTGGGTTAAATCTGGTCTGCTTgtatggtttggtttggtttggtttaggtGACATAGATTATGTCTTGTGGACTTATCGTTTAGTCAAGTTACTTTGGCAGGAACATTTAATTGAATTAGTTGGTTTGGAAACTATGTTACCGTTTAACTTAAAAGCTCGAACTATTAGGTAAAGGCAACGTAAAATGTATACATATGTCAAGATTTTGCCCCAACCTTATAGTCCAACCGGATCATCCTTGAACAAAAGCTTAGAAAATACTATTTATGATCCCAATCTACTTGTGgcaaatattttattattgataAGCAAAAGGTTTCGTGCACAGCTGTACAGTCACACATAAAACCATTTGGATAGATACAATGGTCCGCatcaaaataccaaaaccacCCTTAGTTACAAATCGTCAATGAGATAGTTCTTCCCGTGCACAAATCATTTCTCCTTATTGATATTAGTACTTCAGCTCTATCGTTTCTTCTTTCATAAAAatttaggggaaaaaaattaaCACATGCGTAGCTATTGTATAGATTGTTTTATACCCTCATACATATTACATAATAATAGTGAGACTTACACTGACATTCTCTCTCTTAGTTTGATAACATAGGTTCAAATGAATGATACTATTCTCTAACTCATTGATGTAACATGCATGCAAATTCCTTCTTACACTGCCCTAATAGAAAACCCTCCCCAAAAAAtttgttttcatttctttcattttgggAGTCCACTACTGCCCTTTGTTCTCACTTCTTTGTTCTCACTTCTCACATTCACTTTCCTTATCACCAttacactatatatatatatatatatatatatatatatatatatatatatagaagtcCATACCCTTCCAACTTACTTGACAAAAAGAATAAACTTTTGAAATGGATACCTTTTTCTTATATTGATTGATTATTCCCTTACCCATCCTTATACTAAAATTGTCAGCTTTCAACTGATACGCTTGAAAAGGAGACATTAATCAAAAGCCACTATCCATACAAATCGAATAAACATCCcctcccacccccacccccactttttattttattttaaatgtgtAGGGTTTGACAGAAAGTCAGCTAGTACCCTTTATTAGCCACATAACTAATTTGCAATATTCATGCTTTCGGCAAACTTTTGTGAAGTTCCAATTTTCTTGAATGTCACAGATGAAGAAGATATGAACCGACCAGCAACCTAGTTTAAACCAAGATCCACactacttaaaataaatttGTAAACTAATTTTGTAAATCTCAAAAGTCCCAACTTGAAGGCACATAGAGTGGAGTTGTCTTAGTGACTCACAATGCCACCATTTGATGAGTCACTAAAATAACAACCAAAATCATTAGGTcattaaataaattataaaaattataaaaattataaaaatgttgttataataaaaaaaaattaaagtaagaTGGTTataataaaaacttaaaaaatgaaGCAGAAAATATTTATAATACTTTGAGAAAAAGATAATACTGACGTTGTTCAACCTAAtctttaaatataaaaaaagggtatagccagtgcacaaggctcccgcgccattgtagggtttggggaggatcataatatacacaaccttacccttgtttttacaaagaggctgtttcctgacttgaATCCGAACAAACTTTAACTTAATCTTATTTAACAATTTGAGTTAAATAGGCCTTTGAAAATGGAGTCTCTATGTTTGAACTCATCCActtattcttcaattcttattcttgttgttttttttttagttttcacCCCCTTTCTTGGGCGGCCAACAATAAAATATAATGTGTTCTTCTATTTTATCTTTTGGAATTAGTCCTTatatttaggttgtgtttggtatgcattctaggtcaatttcgcattttcagacgataaaaacaattatattTTATGACCCGAGAATGGAGAATTGACttagaatacattccaagaatacataccaaacgcaTCCTTCAGGCTTAGTTAATAAAACATTTGGAAAGTAAGAATTTTTCCTTTGGAAATTAATTTGGACTCAATAGGTAAGGTAATCTTAATagttattaataaaaatatactGGAATTAGATTATAACTTTCACTAAAGAGGAAAATAATTCATCCATTATTTAATATTTAGTCAAATATTCTAATTAACCATCTATCGAAGAATATGTACAAAAGGAAATCTGACAACGAAGCCACATATACTACCTGTCAAAATGAAATGGAGATATTCGCGAGTCAACTCACCTCGACTGAATTGGCGAGTTACTCAATCCAACTCGGCCGAGTTACGAATCAACTTAGATGGGTGGTTTAGTCTATGAGATGTGATGCAGGCAGAAGTATGGGGGACTAGATGTCGTTCTAGGATCTAGCACTAACAAACCTCGAATCCACATGtttaagaaaaccctaattcaaACAAGGAAGACGAGCAAAAGATGTGTTGATTCATAAAATTCAATTTAACCTAATGAAATCTCAAAACTACCTTTATTTAGGTAGTTGGAATATTAGGAAACCCTAAATCGCGAACAAAACTTTGAAGATCTGGTACACCCTTTTAAACGTGCGAATATTCTCCCAATCTCCAAAGATTCAATTCTTGGACTGCCAAAGTATCATGGAGCACTGAGCTGCAGTTTCTGAATTGATATTATGGCTCACGTAATTCCATCAATGTCAAAAGTTATAGCCTTTAAAAATTACAttgaaaaattaatattttcGACCTGATTGGGTGGACTTTTGCTGATCTTATCTTTACAGGTTTCTTGTTGATGGGGTTCCTCTTCGGGTCTTTGCCAACAAGGAAGAAGCAACTTCTGTATTGTACCCCAAAAACCAAGCCATGGGAATTTATGGTTCTTTATGGAATGCCGATGACTGGGCTACTCAAGGAGGGATGGTGAAGACAAACTGGAGC containing:
- the LOC122646388 gene encoding xyloglucan endotransglucosylase/hydrolase protein 9-like → MVCPSNLTTATAFLLYLAILLNLVSAHNFSELFQCNWAPDHFVDEGDQIKLTLDTASGSGFGSKRKYLFGKASVQIKLVEGDSAGTVTAFYMSSDGPNHDELDFEFLGNLSSEPYLVQTNVYVNGTGNREQRHTLWFDPTIDFHTYTLLWNHYYIMFLVDGVPLRVFANKEEATSVLYPKNQAMGIYGSLWNADDWATQGGMVKTNWSYSPFVSTFQSFKVDACEFSPENGTVIGKCSKVSQYRWDKSAMNGLSKHKEEQLRRVRENHLVYDYCEDTVRFPEPPKECLN